A window of Taeniopygia guttata chromosome 14, bTaeGut7.mat, whole genome shotgun sequence contains these coding sequences:
- the SRL gene encoding sarcalumenin isoform X3 gives MKGLNLLCCCVASLLLLGTAEPRAPGTGHGDGAAESPPPGTEPLQEKAADGSPEEEQDSGTANASLPGVTEEGRGEGEKEPAGGMRRGLGPGDSQTEESSKDQGQEEQSSGEDFMAAHRGGNHGPGTQDDIHAQEDEEPGTEKGGSEEEGQPGEEQTEEPRAVSASEREDEKDEQSLEENDEQGESEEGEHGESEVDGSKEESEEGESKEEKESDEDGDRPAEENDKEAASTSNKKSRSKPSAAGTGEARDGPASCHHPPCGDAAEDPPAAVEDPPPAQDLPTAVENPPMVEDPPAKEDPPVTEDPPTAEEDPPAAEDPPAVVENPPAAADPPADKTPLAGTEVPSTTPAAAETRHSQIEEVEDASEPTKRDRSHLENTLKLNEEKPADDVSGVLQRLRKIYHSSIKPLEHSYRYNELRQHEITDGEITSKPMVLFLGPWSVGKSSMINYLLGLDNTPYQLYTGAEPTTSEFTVIMHGPKLKTIEGIVMAADSARSFSPLEKFGQNFLEKLIGIEVPHKLLERVTFVDTPGIIENRKQQERGYPFNDVCQWFIDRADLIFVVFDPTKLDVGLELEMLFRQLKGRESQIRIILNKADSLATQELMRVYGALFWSLAPLINVTEPPRVYVSSFWPHDYHPETHRDLFLKEEISLLEDLNQVIENRMENKIAFIRQHAIRVRIHALLVDRYLQTYKDKMTFFSDGELVFRDIVEDPDRFFIFKSILAKTNVSKFDLPNREAYKDFFGINPITSFKLLSQQCSYMGGCFLEKIEKAITRELPDLLGSIGLGKKPNVLSCDVTGCGETPKNRYRKP, from the exons AGCCGCGCGCCCCCGGCACGGGCCACGGGGACGGTGCTGCCGAGAGCCCCCCGCCAGGCACGGAGCCCCTGcaggagaaggcagctgatggcaGCCCTGAGGAGGAGCAAGACAGTGGCACTGCCAATGCCTCCTTGCCCGGCGTCACCGAGGAGGGACGTGGAGAGGGGGAGAAGGAGCCGGCGGGTGGCATGAGGAGGGGCCTGGGGCCAGGGGACAGCCAGACAGAGGAGAGCAGCAAGGACCAGGGCCAGGAAGAACAGAGCTCGGGGGAGGATTTCATGGCAGCTCATCGTGGAGGGAACCACGGGCCTGGCACACAAGATGACATCCATGcccaggaggatgaggagccCGGCACAGAGAAAGGAGGCTCTGAGGAGGAAGGGCAGCCAGGGGAAGAGCAAACAGAGGAGCCAAGAGCAGTATCTGCTTCTGAGAGAGAGGATGAAAAGGATGAGCAGAGCTTAGAGGAAAATGATGAGCAAGGAGAGTCTGAGGAAGGTGAACATGGGGAGTCTGAGGTAGATGGAAGCAAGGAAGAGTCTGAAGAGGGAGAGTCTAAGGAGGAGAAAGAGTCTGACGAAGATGGTGACAGGCCAGCTGAAGAGAATGACAAGGAAGCAGCCAGCACTTCCAACAAAAAGAGCCGGAGCAAACCatcagctgctggcacaggagaAGCCAGGGATGGCCCTGCCAGTTGCCATCACCCACCCTGTGGGGATGCTGCAGAAGACCCACCTGCAGCAGTGGAAGATCCACCACCAGCACAAGACCTGCCAACAGCAGTGGAAAACCCACCAATGGTGGAAGATCCACCAGCAAAAGAAGACCCACCAGTAACAGAAGACCCACCAACAGCAGAGGAAGAccctccagcagcagaagaCCCCCCTGCAGTGGTGGAAaatcccccagcagcagcagaccCCCCTGCAGACAAGACCCCACTGGCAGGAACAGAGGTCCCCAGCACTACCCCAGCTGCCGCCGAGACCCGGCACAGCCAGATAG AAGAGGTTGAAGATGCCAGCGAGCCGACCAAGCGTGACCGGTCCCACTTGGAGAACACCCTCAAGCTCAATGAGGAAAAACCTGCAGATGATGTCTCAG GAGTATTGCAGCGGCTGAGGAAGATCTACCACTCCTCCATCAAGCCCCTGGAACACTCCTACAGATACAACGAGCTGAGGCAGCACGAGATCACAG ATGGGGAGATCACTTCCAAGCCTATGGTGCTATTCCTGGGACCGTGGAGCGTCGGCAAATCCTCCATGATAAACTACCTCCTGGGGCTGGACAACACTCCCTACCAGCTCTACACAG GGGCAGAACCCACCACCTCCGAGTTCACTGTCATCATGCATGGCCCCAAGCTGAAGACCATCGAGGGCATCGTGATGGCTGCTGACAGTGCCCGCTCCTTCTCACCCCTGGAGAAGTTTGGGCAGAACTTCTTGGAGAAGCTGATAGGCATTGAGGTCCCCCACAAACTGCTGGAGAGAGTCACCTTCGTGGACACACCAGGCATCATTGAAAACCGCAAGCAGCAAGAAAGAG GTTACCCATTCAACGACGTGTGCCAGTGGTTCATTGACAGAGCCGATCTCATCTTTGTTGTCTTTGACCCCACGAAGCTGGACGTGGGCTTGGAGCTGGAGATGCTGTTTCGTCAGCTGAAGGGCCGCGAGTCTCAGATCCGAATCATCCTGAACAAAGCTGACAGCCTGGCTacccaggagctgatgagagtCTACGGCGCCTTGTTCTGGAGCTTGGCTCCTCTCATCAACGTCACAGAGCCGCCCAGGGTGTACGTTAGCTCCTTCTGGCCCCATGACTACCACCCGGAAACCCACAGAGACCTGTTCCTCAAAGAAGAGATATCGCTCCTGGAAGATCTCAACCAGGTGATTGAGAACAGGATGGAAAACAAGATTGCCTTCATCCGCCAGCACGCCATCCGTGTGCGCATCCACGCCCTGCTGGTCGATCGCTATCTACAGACCTACAAGGACAAAATGACCTTCTTTAGCGATGGAGAACTGGTGTTCAGGGACATTGTGGAGGATCCTGACAGGTTCTTTATCTTTAAATCCATTCTGGCAAAGACCAATGTCAGCAAATTTGACCTCCCCAACCGCGAGGCTTACAAGGACTTCTTTGGCATCAATCCCATCACCAGTTTTAAGCTGCTATCTCAGCAGTGTTCCTACATGGGAGGGTGTTTCCTAGAGAAGATCGAGAAGGCCATCACCCGTGAGCTTCCCGATCTCTTGGGAAGCATCGGCTTGGGCAAGAAGCCCAATGTCCTCTCCTGCGACGTCACTGGCTGTGGCGAAACCCCAAAGAATCGCTACAGGAAACCCTAA
- the SRL gene encoding sarcalumenin isoform X2 — translation MKGLNLLCCCVASLLLLGTAEPRAPGTGHGDGAAESPPPGTEPLQEKAADGSPEEEQDSGTANASLPGVTEEGRGEGEKEPAGGMRRGLGPGDSQTEESSKDQGQEEQSSGEDFMAAHRGGNHGPGTQDDIHAQEDEEPGTEKGGSEEEGQPGEEQTEEPRAVSASEREDEKDEQSLEENDEQGESEEGEHGESEVDGSKEESEEGESKEEKESDEDGDRPAEENDKEAASTSNKKSRSKPSAAGTGEARDGPASCHHPPCGDAAEDPPAAVEDPPPAQDLPTAVENPPMVEDPPAKEDPPVTEDPPTAEEDPPAAEDPPAVVENPPAAADPPADKTPLAGTEVPSTTPAAAETRHSQIEVEDASEPTKRDRSHLENTLKLNEEKPADDVSGVLQRLRKIYHSSIKPLEHSYRYNELRQHEITAYPGRTLGSSATDGEITSKPMVLFLGPWSVGKSSMINYLLGLDNTPYQLYTGAEPTTSEFTVIMHGPKLKTIEGIVMAADSARSFSPLEKFGQNFLEKLIGIEVPHKLLERVTFVDTPGIIENRKQQERGYPFNDVCQWFIDRADLIFVVFDPTKLDVGLELEMLFRQLKGRESQIRIILNKADSLATQELMRVYGALFWSLAPLINVTEPPRVYVSSFWPHDYHPETHRDLFLKEEISLLEDLNQVIENRMENKIAFIRQHAIRVRIHALLVDRYLQTYKDKMTFFSDGELVFRDIVEDPDRFFIFKSILAKTNVSKFDLPNREAYKDFFGINPITSFKLLSQQCSYMGGCFLEKIEKAITRELPDLLGSIGLGKKPNVLSCDVTGCGETPKNRYRKP, via the exons AGCCGCGCGCCCCCGGCACGGGCCACGGGGACGGTGCTGCCGAGAGCCCCCCGCCAGGCACGGAGCCCCTGcaggagaaggcagctgatggcaGCCCTGAGGAGGAGCAAGACAGTGGCACTGCCAATGCCTCCTTGCCCGGCGTCACCGAGGAGGGACGTGGAGAGGGGGAGAAGGAGCCGGCGGGTGGCATGAGGAGGGGCCTGGGGCCAGGGGACAGCCAGACAGAGGAGAGCAGCAAGGACCAGGGCCAGGAAGAACAGAGCTCGGGGGAGGATTTCATGGCAGCTCATCGTGGAGGGAACCACGGGCCTGGCACACAAGATGACATCCATGcccaggaggatgaggagccCGGCACAGAGAAAGGAGGCTCTGAGGAGGAAGGGCAGCCAGGGGAAGAGCAAACAGAGGAGCCAAGAGCAGTATCTGCTTCTGAGAGAGAGGATGAAAAGGATGAGCAGAGCTTAGAGGAAAATGATGAGCAAGGAGAGTCTGAGGAAGGTGAACATGGGGAGTCTGAGGTAGATGGAAGCAAGGAAGAGTCTGAAGAGGGAGAGTCTAAGGAGGAGAAAGAGTCTGACGAAGATGGTGACAGGCCAGCTGAAGAGAATGACAAGGAAGCAGCCAGCACTTCCAACAAAAAGAGCCGGAGCAAACCatcagctgctggcacaggagaAGCCAGGGATGGCCCTGCCAGTTGCCATCACCCACCCTGTGGGGATGCTGCAGAAGACCCACCTGCAGCAGTGGAAGATCCACCACCAGCACAAGACCTGCCAACAGCAGTGGAAAACCCACCAATGGTGGAAGATCCACCAGCAAAAGAAGACCCACCAGTAACAGAAGACCCACCAACAGCAGAGGAAGAccctccagcagcagaagaCCCCCCTGCAGTGGTGGAAaatcccccagcagcagcagaccCCCCTGCAGACAAGACCCCACTGGCAGGAACAGAGGTCCCCAGCACTACCCCAGCTGCCGCCGAGACCCGGCACAGCCAGATAG AGGTTGAAGATGCCAGCGAGCCGACCAAGCGTGACCGGTCCCACTTGGAGAACACCCTCAAGCTCAATGAGGAAAAACCTGCAGATGATGTCTCAG GAGTATTGCAGCGGCTGAGGAAGATCTACCACTCCTCCATCAAGCCCCTGGAACACTCCTACAGATACAACGAGCTGAGGCAGCACGAGATCACAG CTTACCCCGGACGCACCCTGGGCTCCTCGGCCACAG ATGGGGAGATCACTTCCAAGCCTATGGTGCTATTCCTGGGACCGTGGAGCGTCGGCAAATCCTCCATGATAAACTACCTCCTGGGGCTGGACAACACTCCCTACCAGCTCTACACAG GGGCAGAACCCACCACCTCCGAGTTCACTGTCATCATGCATGGCCCCAAGCTGAAGACCATCGAGGGCATCGTGATGGCTGCTGACAGTGCCCGCTCCTTCTCACCCCTGGAGAAGTTTGGGCAGAACTTCTTGGAGAAGCTGATAGGCATTGAGGTCCCCCACAAACTGCTGGAGAGAGTCACCTTCGTGGACACACCAGGCATCATTGAAAACCGCAAGCAGCAAGAAAGAG GTTACCCATTCAACGACGTGTGCCAGTGGTTCATTGACAGAGCCGATCTCATCTTTGTTGTCTTTGACCCCACGAAGCTGGACGTGGGCTTGGAGCTGGAGATGCTGTTTCGTCAGCTGAAGGGCCGCGAGTCTCAGATCCGAATCATCCTGAACAAAGCTGACAGCCTGGCTacccaggagctgatgagagtCTACGGCGCCTTGTTCTGGAGCTTGGCTCCTCTCATCAACGTCACAGAGCCGCCCAGGGTGTACGTTAGCTCCTTCTGGCCCCATGACTACCACCCGGAAACCCACAGAGACCTGTTCCTCAAAGAAGAGATATCGCTCCTGGAAGATCTCAACCAGGTGATTGAGAACAGGATGGAAAACAAGATTGCCTTCATCCGCCAGCACGCCATCCGTGTGCGCATCCACGCCCTGCTGGTCGATCGCTATCTACAGACCTACAAGGACAAAATGACCTTCTTTAGCGATGGAGAACTGGTGTTCAGGGACATTGTGGAGGATCCTGACAGGTTCTTTATCTTTAAATCCATTCTGGCAAAGACCAATGTCAGCAAATTTGACCTCCCCAACCGCGAGGCTTACAAGGACTTCTTTGGCATCAATCCCATCACCAGTTTTAAGCTGCTATCTCAGCAGTGTTCCTACATGGGAGGGTGTTTCCTAGAGAAGATCGAGAAGGCCATCACCCGTGAGCTTCCCGATCTCTTGGGAAGCATCGGCTTGGGCAAGAAGCCCAATGTCCTCTCCTGCGACGTCACTGGCTGTGGCGAAACCCCAAAGAATCGCTACAGGAAACCCTAA
- the SRL gene encoding sarcalumenin isoform X1, with the protein MKGLNLLCCCVASLLLLGTAEPRAPGTGHGDGAAESPPPGTEPLQEKAADGSPEEEQDSGTANASLPGVTEEGRGEGEKEPAGGMRRGLGPGDSQTEESSKDQGQEEQSSGEDFMAAHRGGNHGPGTQDDIHAQEDEEPGTEKGGSEEEGQPGEEQTEEPRAVSASEREDEKDEQSLEENDEQGESEEGEHGESEVDGSKEESEEGESKEEKESDEDGDRPAEENDKEAASTSNKKSRSKPSAAGTGEARDGPASCHHPPCGDAAEDPPAAVEDPPPAQDLPTAVENPPMVEDPPAKEDPPVTEDPPTAEEDPPAAEDPPAVVENPPAAADPPADKTPLAGTEVPSTTPAAAETRHSQIEEVEDASEPTKRDRSHLENTLKLNEEKPADDVSGVLQRLRKIYHSSIKPLEHSYRYNELRQHEITAYPGRTLGSSATDGEITSKPMVLFLGPWSVGKSSMINYLLGLDNTPYQLYTGAEPTTSEFTVIMHGPKLKTIEGIVMAADSARSFSPLEKFGQNFLEKLIGIEVPHKLLERVTFVDTPGIIENRKQQERGYPFNDVCQWFIDRADLIFVVFDPTKLDVGLELEMLFRQLKGRESQIRIILNKADSLATQELMRVYGALFWSLAPLINVTEPPRVYVSSFWPHDYHPETHRDLFLKEEISLLEDLNQVIENRMENKIAFIRQHAIRVRIHALLVDRYLQTYKDKMTFFSDGELVFRDIVEDPDRFFIFKSILAKTNVSKFDLPNREAYKDFFGINPITSFKLLSQQCSYMGGCFLEKIEKAITRELPDLLGSIGLGKKPNVLSCDVTGCGETPKNRYRKP; encoded by the exons AGCCGCGCGCCCCCGGCACGGGCCACGGGGACGGTGCTGCCGAGAGCCCCCCGCCAGGCACGGAGCCCCTGcaggagaaggcagctgatggcaGCCCTGAGGAGGAGCAAGACAGTGGCACTGCCAATGCCTCCTTGCCCGGCGTCACCGAGGAGGGACGTGGAGAGGGGGAGAAGGAGCCGGCGGGTGGCATGAGGAGGGGCCTGGGGCCAGGGGACAGCCAGACAGAGGAGAGCAGCAAGGACCAGGGCCAGGAAGAACAGAGCTCGGGGGAGGATTTCATGGCAGCTCATCGTGGAGGGAACCACGGGCCTGGCACACAAGATGACATCCATGcccaggaggatgaggagccCGGCACAGAGAAAGGAGGCTCTGAGGAGGAAGGGCAGCCAGGGGAAGAGCAAACAGAGGAGCCAAGAGCAGTATCTGCTTCTGAGAGAGAGGATGAAAAGGATGAGCAGAGCTTAGAGGAAAATGATGAGCAAGGAGAGTCTGAGGAAGGTGAACATGGGGAGTCTGAGGTAGATGGAAGCAAGGAAGAGTCTGAAGAGGGAGAGTCTAAGGAGGAGAAAGAGTCTGACGAAGATGGTGACAGGCCAGCTGAAGAGAATGACAAGGAAGCAGCCAGCACTTCCAACAAAAAGAGCCGGAGCAAACCatcagctgctggcacaggagaAGCCAGGGATGGCCCTGCCAGTTGCCATCACCCACCCTGTGGGGATGCTGCAGAAGACCCACCTGCAGCAGTGGAAGATCCACCACCAGCACAAGACCTGCCAACAGCAGTGGAAAACCCACCAATGGTGGAAGATCCACCAGCAAAAGAAGACCCACCAGTAACAGAAGACCCACCAACAGCAGAGGAAGAccctccagcagcagaagaCCCCCCTGCAGTGGTGGAAaatcccccagcagcagcagaccCCCCTGCAGACAAGACCCCACTGGCAGGAACAGAGGTCCCCAGCACTACCCCAGCTGCCGCCGAGACCCGGCACAGCCAGATAG AAGAGGTTGAAGATGCCAGCGAGCCGACCAAGCGTGACCGGTCCCACTTGGAGAACACCCTCAAGCTCAATGAGGAAAAACCTGCAGATGATGTCTCAG GAGTATTGCAGCGGCTGAGGAAGATCTACCACTCCTCCATCAAGCCCCTGGAACACTCCTACAGATACAACGAGCTGAGGCAGCACGAGATCACAG CTTACCCCGGACGCACCCTGGGCTCCTCGGCCACAG ATGGGGAGATCACTTCCAAGCCTATGGTGCTATTCCTGGGACCGTGGAGCGTCGGCAAATCCTCCATGATAAACTACCTCCTGGGGCTGGACAACACTCCCTACCAGCTCTACACAG GGGCAGAACCCACCACCTCCGAGTTCACTGTCATCATGCATGGCCCCAAGCTGAAGACCATCGAGGGCATCGTGATGGCTGCTGACAGTGCCCGCTCCTTCTCACCCCTGGAGAAGTTTGGGCAGAACTTCTTGGAGAAGCTGATAGGCATTGAGGTCCCCCACAAACTGCTGGAGAGAGTCACCTTCGTGGACACACCAGGCATCATTGAAAACCGCAAGCAGCAAGAAAGAG GTTACCCATTCAACGACGTGTGCCAGTGGTTCATTGACAGAGCCGATCTCATCTTTGTTGTCTTTGACCCCACGAAGCTGGACGTGGGCTTGGAGCTGGAGATGCTGTTTCGTCAGCTGAAGGGCCGCGAGTCTCAGATCCGAATCATCCTGAACAAAGCTGACAGCCTGGCTacccaggagctgatgagagtCTACGGCGCCTTGTTCTGGAGCTTGGCTCCTCTCATCAACGTCACAGAGCCGCCCAGGGTGTACGTTAGCTCCTTCTGGCCCCATGACTACCACCCGGAAACCCACAGAGACCTGTTCCTCAAAGAAGAGATATCGCTCCTGGAAGATCTCAACCAGGTGATTGAGAACAGGATGGAAAACAAGATTGCCTTCATCCGCCAGCACGCCATCCGTGTGCGCATCCACGCCCTGCTGGTCGATCGCTATCTACAGACCTACAAGGACAAAATGACCTTCTTTAGCGATGGAGAACTGGTGTTCAGGGACATTGTGGAGGATCCTGACAGGTTCTTTATCTTTAAATCCATTCTGGCAAAGACCAATGTCAGCAAATTTGACCTCCCCAACCGCGAGGCTTACAAGGACTTCTTTGGCATCAATCCCATCACCAGTTTTAAGCTGCTATCTCAGCAGTGTTCCTACATGGGAGGGTGTTTCCTAGAGAAGATCGAGAAGGCCATCACCCGTGAGCTTCCCGATCTCTTGGGAAGCATCGGCTTGGGCAAGAAGCCCAATGTCCTCTCCTGCGACGTCACTGGCTGTGGCGAAACCCCAAAGAATCGCTACAGGAAACCCTAA
- the SRL gene encoding sarcalumenin isoform X4, whose protein sequence is MKGLNLLCCCVASLLLLGTAEEVEDASEPTKRDRSHLENTLKLNEEKPADDVSGVLQRLRKIYHSSIKPLEHSYRYNELRQHEITAYPGRTLGSSATDGEITSKPMVLFLGPWSVGKSSMINYLLGLDNTPYQLYTGAEPTTSEFTVIMHGPKLKTIEGIVMAADSARSFSPLEKFGQNFLEKLIGIEVPHKLLERVTFVDTPGIIENRKQQERGYPFNDVCQWFIDRADLIFVVFDPTKLDVGLELEMLFRQLKGRESQIRIILNKADSLATQELMRVYGALFWSLAPLINVTEPPRVYVSSFWPHDYHPETHRDLFLKEEISLLEDLNQVIENRMENKIAFIRQHAIRVRIHALLVDRYLQTYKDKMTFFSDGELVFRDIVEDPDRFFIFKSILAKTNVSKFDLPNREAYKDFFGINPITSFKLLSQQCSYMGGCFLEKIEKAITRELPDLLGSIGLGKKPNVLSCDVTGCGETPKNRYRKP, encoded by the exons AAGAGGTTGAAGATGCCAGCGAGCCGACCAAGCGTGACCGGTCCCACTTGGAGAACACCCTCAAGCTCAATGAGGAAAAACCTGCAGATGATGTCTCAG GAGTATTGCAGCGGCTGAGGAAGATCTACCACTCCTCCATCAAGCCCCTGGAACACTCCTACAGATACAACGAGCTGAGGCAGCACGAGATCACAG CTTACCCCGGACGCACCCTGGGCTCCTCGGCCACAG ATGGGGAGATCACTTCCAAGCCTATGGTGCTATTCCTGGGACCGTGGAGCGTCGGCAAATCCTCCATGATAAACTACCTCCTGGGGCTGGACAACACTCCCTACCAGCTCTACACAG GGGCAGAACCCACCACCTCCGAGTTCACTGTCATCATGCATGGCCCCAAGCTGAAGACCATCGAGGGCATCGTGATGGCTGCTGACAGTGCCCGCTCCTTCTCACCCCTGGAGAAGTTTGGGCAGAACTTCTTGGAGAAGCTGATAGGCATTGAGGTCCCCCACAAACTGCTGGAGAGAGTCACCTTCGTGGACACACCAGGCATCATTGAAAACCGCAAGCAGCAAGAAAGAG GTTACCCATTCAACGACGTGTGCCAGTGGTTCATTGACAGAGCCGATCTCATCTTTGTTGTCTTTGACCCCACGAAGCTGGACGTGGGCTTGGAGCTGGAGATGCTGTTTCGTCAGCTGAAGGGCCGCGAGTCTCAGATCCGAATCATCCTGAACAAAGCTGACAGCCTGGCTacccaggagctgatgagagtCTACGGCGCCTTGTTCTGGAGCTTGGCTCCTCTCATCAACGTCACAGAGCCGCCCAGGGTGTACGTTAGCTCCTTCTGGCCCCATGACTACCACCCGGAAACCCACAGAGACCTGTTCCTCAAAGAAGAGATATCGCTCCTGGAAGATCTCAACCAGGTGATTGAGAACAGGATGGAAAACAAGATTGCCTTCATCCGCCAGCACGCCATCCGTGTGCGCATCCACGCCCTGCTGGTCGATCGCTATCTACAGACCTACAAGGACAAAATGACCTTCTTTAGCGATGGAGAACTGGTGTTCAGGGACATTGTGGAGGATCCTGACAGGTTCTTTATCTTTAAATCCATTCTGGCAAAGACCAATGTCAGCAAATTTGACCTCCCCAACCGCGAGGCTTACAAGGACTTCTTTGGCATCAATCCCATCACCAGTTTTAAGCTGCTATCTCAGCAGTGTTCCTACATGGGAGGGTGTTTCCTAGAGAAGATCGAGAAGGCCATCACCCGTGAGCTTCCCGATCTCTTGGGAAGCATCGGCTTGGGCAAGAAGCCCAATGTCCTCTCCTGCGACGTCACTGGCTGTGGCGAAACCCCAAAGAATCGCTACAGGAAACCCTAA
- the SRL gene encoding sarcalumenin isoform X5, giving the protein MKGLNLLCCCVASLLLLGTAEEVEDASEPTKRDRSHLENTLKLNEEKPADDVSGVLQRLRKIYHSSIKPLEHSYRYNELRQHEITDGEITSKPMVLFLGPWSVGKSSMINYLLGLDNTPYQLYTGAEPTTSEFTVIMHGPKLKTIEGIVMAADSARSFSPLEKFGQNFLEKLIGIEVPHKLLERVTFVDTPGIIENRKQQERGYPFNDVCQWFIDRADLIFVVFDPTKLDVGLELEMLFRQLKGRESQIRIILNKADSLATQELMRVYGALFWSLAPLINVTEPPRVYVSSFWPHDYHPETHRDLFLKEEISLLEDLNQVIENRMENKIAFIRQHAIRVRIHALLVDRYLQTYKDKMTFFSDGELVFRDIVEDPDRFFIFKSILAKTNVSKFDLPNREAYKDFFGINPITSFKLLSQQCSYMGGCFLEKIEKAITRELPDLLGSIGLGKKPNVLSCDVTGCGETPKNRYRKP; this is encoded by the exons AAGAGGTTGAAGATGCCAGCGAGCCGACCAAGCGTGACCGGTCCCACTTGGAGAACACCCTCAAGCTCAATGAGGAAAAACCTGCAGATGATGTCTCAG GAGTATTGCAGCGGCTGAGGAAGATCTACCACTCCTCCATCAAGCCCCTGGAACACTCCTACAGATACAACGAGCTGAGGCAGCACGAGATCACAG ATGGGGAGATCACTTCCAAGCCTATGGTGCTATTCCTGGGACCGTGGAGCGTCGGCAAATCCTCCATGATAAACTACCTCCTGGGGCTGGACAACACTCCCTACCAGCTCTACACAG GGGCAGAACCCACCACCTCCGAGTTCACTGTCATCATGCATGGCCCCAAGCTGAAGACCATCGAGGGCATCGTGATGGCTGCTGACAGTGCCCGCTCCTTCTCACCCCTGGAGAAGTTTGGGCAGAACTTCTTGGAGAAGCTGATAGGCATTGAGGTCCCCCACAAACTGCTGGAGAGAGTCACCTTCGTGGACACACCAGGCATCATTGAAAACCGCAAGCAGCAAGAAAGAG GTTACCCATTCAACGACGTGTGCCAGTGGTTCATTGACAGAGCCGATCTCATCTTTGTTGTCTTTGACCCCACGAAGCTGGACGTGGGCTTGGAGCTGGAGATGCTGTTTCGTCAGCTGAAGGGCCGCGAGTCTCAGATCCGAATCATCCTGAACAAAGCTGACAGCCTGGCTacccaggagctgatgagagtCTACGGCGCCTTGTTCTGGAGCTTGGCTCCTCTCATCAACGTCACAGAGCCGCCCAGGGTGTACGTTAGCTCCTTCTGGCCCCATGACTACCACCCGGAAACCCACAGAGACCTGTTCCTCAAAGAAGAGATATCGCTCCTGGAAGATCTCAACCAGGTGATTGAGAACAGGATGGAAAACAAGATTGCCTTCATCCGCCAGCACGCCATCCGTGTGCGCATCCACGCCCTGCTGGTCGATCGCTATCTACAGACCTACAAGGACAAAATGACCTTCTTTAGCGATGGAGAACTGGTGTTCAGGGACATTGTGGAGGATCCTGACAGGTTCTTTATCTTTAAATCCATTCTGGCAAAGACCAATGTCAGCAAATTTGACCTCCCCAACCGCGAGGCTTACAAGGACTTCTTTGGCATCAATCCCATCACCAGTTTTAAGCTGCTATCTCAGCAGTGTTCCTACATGGGAGGGTGTTTCCTAGAGAAGATCGAGAAGGCCATCACCCGTGAGCTTCCCGATCTCTTGGGAAGCATCGGCTTGGGCAAGAAGCCCAATGTCCTCTCCTGCGACGTCACTGGCTGTGGCGAAACCCCAAAGAATCGCTACAGGAAACCCTAA